In Paenibacillus guangzhouensis, a single window of DNA contains:
- a CDS encoding glycosyltransferase family 2 protein, producing MSRKRKVTLSMVVRNEAGRYLERMLQRTRAWIDEAVIIDDASSDDTVELCCRSLPSIPVHIVQNTESSFHQEAKLRRQQWEETVRQEPDWILNLDADELIEARFATMVEDVIEQDQFDLVGFRLYDMWNETSYRDDMYWQAHRHYWPFMIRYRPQIDYSAWREQGQHCGRFPIVVDTLPCLYHTARIQHFGWAREGDRITKYGRYLRLDPGAQFGWKEQYDSILDPFPVLRQWT from the coding sequence ATGAGCAGGAAGCGTAAGGTAACATTGTCCATGGTTGTTCGGAATGAAGCGGGACGGTATTTGGAACGAATGCTGCAGAGAACACGGGCATGGATCGATGAGGCGGTCATTATTGATGATGCCAGCAGCGATGACACGGTAGAGCTGTGTTGTCGAAGCCTGCCGTCGATTCCGGTGCACATTGTACAGAATACGGAGTCAAGCTTTCACCAGGAAGCCAAGCTGCGAAGGCAGCAGTGGGAAGAGACGGTTCGCCAAGAACCGGATTGGATTCTGAACCTGGATGCAGATGAACTGATCGAAGCACGTTTCGCCACGATGGTGGAGGATGTAATCGAGCAAGATCAATTTGATCTGGTCGGTTTCCGTCTCTACGATATGTGGAATGAGACGTCGTACCGCGATGACATGTATTGGCAGGCGCATCGGCATTATTGGCCGTTCATGATACGCTACCGACCGCAAATTGATTATTCGGCATGGAGAGAACAGGGGCAGCACTGCGGGCGCTTTCCGATTGTCGTCGATACCCTCCCCTGTTTATATCATACAGCACGGATTCAGCATTTCGGCTGGGCACGGGAAGGGGACCGCATTACCAAATATGGCCGTTACCTTAGGCTAGACCCGGGTGCTCAATTCGGATGGAAGGAGCAATATGATTCCATCCTCGATCCTTTCCCCGTGTTGCGACAATGGACATAA